One Polaribacter sp. KT25b DNA segment encodes these proteins:
- the htpG gene encoding molecular chaperone HtpG, giving the protein MAKGNINVSVENIFPLIKKFLYSDHEIFLRELISNGTDATTKLKHLISIGEAKTELGDAKIEISIDKEAKTLTIKDQGLGMTMDEVEKYINQIAFSGAEEFLEKYKDDKNETGVIGHFGLGFYSAFMVAEKVEIFTKSFKDEPAAHWTCDGSPEYSLVENDKSDRGTEIVLHIAEDSTEFLTEEKISALLNKYNRFNQVPIKFGTKKVNDPDFTPQTTTDKDGKETTEPHKQIEVDNIINNTNPAWTKAPADLTDEDYENFYRELYPMQFEESLFHIHLNVDYPFNLTGILFFPKLSSSMDMQKDKIQLYQNQVYVTDNVEGIVPDFLQMLKGVIDSPDIPLNVSRSYLQADGAVKKISGYITKKVADKLTSLFKNNREDFEKKWNDIKVIIEYGMLSEDKFFDKAKKFALYPTVADTYFTFDELIEKTKENQTDKDGNHVILYTSNKEAQHSYIKDATAKGYEVLVLDSPIISHLMQKLEGGDAKVKFTRVDADFIDNLIKKDDAIISKLSEEETAKLKPIIEGAVNSKTYTVQLEAMDSAASPFLITVPEFMRRMKEMQASGGGGMMGMGNFPDMYNLVVNTNSPLVSEILNSKDEAAQKALISQAFDLAKLSQNLLHGEELTNFIKRSYELFK; this is encoded by the coding sequence ATGGCAAAAGGAAATATTAATGTATCAGTAGAAAATATTTTTCCGCTGATTAAAAAATTCTTGTATTCTGATCACGAAATATTTTTACGTGAATTAATTTCTAACGGAACAGATGCAACGACGAAACTTAAACACCTTATTTCTATTGGTGAAGCTAAAACAGAACTAGGCGATGCTAAAATTGAAATTAGCATTGATAAAGAAGCTAAAACCTTAACAATTAAAGACCAAGGTTTAGGGATGACAATGGATGAAGTTGAAAAATACATCAACCAAATTGCATTTTCTGGAGCTGAAGAATTTTTAGAAAAATATAAAGACGACAAAAACGAAACTGGCGTAATTGGTCATTTCGGACTTGGTTTTTACTCTGCTTTTATGGTTGCAGAAAAAGTTGAAATCTTTACTAAATCTTTTAAAGACGAACCTGCTGCTCATTGGACTTGTGATGGTTCTCCAGAATATTCGTTAGTAGAAAATGACAAATCTGACAGAGGAACAGAAATTGTTTTACACATTGCAGAAGATTCTACAGAGTTTTTAACTGAAGAGAAAATTAGTGCTTTATTAAACAAATACAATCGTTTTAACCAAGTGCCAATTAAATTTGGAACTAAAAAAGTTAACGATCCAGATTTTACACCTCAAACTACTACAGATAAAGACGGTAAAGAAACTACAGAACCTCACAAACAAATTGAGGTTGATAATATCATCAACAACACAAATCCTGCTTGGACAAAAGCGCCTGCTGATTTAACGGATGAAGATTACGAAAATTTCTACAGAGAATTGTATCCAATGCAATTTGAAGAATCTTTATTTCACATTCATTTAAATGTTGATTATCCTTTTAATTTAACCGGAATTTTATTCTTTCCTAAGTTAAGTTCTTCTATGGATATGCAAAAGGATAAAATTCAATTGTATCAAAACCAAGTATATGTAACTGATAATGTTGAGGGAATTGTACCAGACTTTTTACAAATGTTAAAAGGTGTTATTGATTCTCCAGACATTCCTTTAAACGTTTCTCGTTCTTATTTACAAGCAGATGGAGCTGTAAAAAAAATATCTGGTTACATCACCAAAAAAGTGGCTGATAAATTAACTTCTTTATTCAAAAATAATCGTGAAGATTTTGAGAAAAAATGGAACGATATTAAAGTAATTATCGAATACGGAATGTTATCTGAAGATAAATTCTTTGACAAAGCTAAGAAATTTGCTTTATATCCAACAGTTGCAGATACGTATTTTACGTTTGATGAATTGATTGAAAAAACAAAAGAAAATCAAACTGATAAAGATGGTAATCACGTTATTTTATATACTTCTAACAAAGAAGCACAACACAGTTATATAAAAGATGCGACTGCAAAAGGTTATGAAGTTTTAGTATTAGACTCACCAATTATTTCGCATTTAATGCAGAAATTAGAAGGTGGTGATGCTAAAGTGAAATTTACAAGAGTTGATGCCGATTTTATTGATAATCTAATTAAGAAAGACGATGCTATAATTTCTAAATTATCAGAAGAAGAAACTGCAAAATTAAAACCAATTATTGAAGGTGCTGTAAACTCAAAAACATATACAGTTCAGTTAGAAGCGATGGATTCTGCTGCTTCTCCGTTCTTAATTACGGTTCCAGAATTTATGCGTAGAATGAAAGAAATGCAAGCTTCTGGTGGTGGTGGAATGATGGGAATGGGTAATTTTCCAGACATGTACAATTTAGTGGTAAACACAAATAGTCCGTTAGTTTCAGAAATTTTAAATAGCAAAGATGAGGCTGCACAGAAAGCATTAATTTCTCAAGCTTTTGATTTAGCTAAATTATCTCAAAACCTTTTACATGGTGAAGAGTTAACAAACTTTATCAAGCGTTCTTACGAATTGTTTAAGTAG
- a CDS encoding CoA-binding protein: MKNVTLVLGASANPNRYSNIAIKRLLDKELPVVALGKKKGKVLNVNIADKRQDYKNIDTVTLYLNPKRQEEYYNYILDLQPRRVIFNPGAENDEFVKLLEEHKIEPVIACTLVMISINEY; the protein is encoded by the coding sequence ATGAAAAATGTAACATTAGTTCTTGGTGCATCTGCAAACCCCAACAGATATTCTAACATTGCAATAAAAAGATTGTTAGATAAAGAATTACCTGTTGTTGCTTTAGGGAAAAAAAAAGGGAAAGTTTTAAATGTAAATATTGCTGATAAAAGACAAGACTATAAAAATATAGATACTGTAACTTTATATCTTAATCCAAAAAGACAAGAAGAATATTATAATTACATTCTTGATTTGCAACCGAGAAGAGTAATCTTTAATCCTGGTGCAGAAAATGACGAGTTTGTAAAATTGTTGGAAGAACATAAAATTGAACCAGTAATTGCATGTACTTTAGTAATGATTTCTATCAATGAATATTAA
- a CDS encoding ribonuclease Z, with product MSINLTILGCHSATPRANAFPTSQYLEINNQHFLIDCGEGTQRQMRKYKVGFSKINHIFISHLHGDHFYGLVGLLATYGILSREKELHVYGPKGIKKVTLLQLKISQSHAKYPIIFHELTSKESELIFEDDKVSVRTIPLNHRVYTNGYLFTEKEKPRKLNMLNISGYPEIDKADYLNIKAGKDVVLSTGEIVTNKELTIAPTKPLSFAFCSDTYYKPDIIPIIKNTDLLYHEATFLSDREDLAKKTKHSTSEQAAQIAKDANVKQLIIGHYSGRYKDISLFQKEAKEIFENTKLAEPGKIFNM from the coding sequence ATGAGTATAAACCTAACTATTTTAGGCTGTCATTCTGCGACGCCGCGTGCAAATGCTTTTCCAACTTCTCAATATTTGGAAATAAATAATCAACATTTTTTAATTGATTGTGGCGAAGGTACACAACGTCAAATGCGAAAATATAAAGTTGGTTTTTCTAAAATTAACCACATTTTTATTTCTCATTTACATGGCGATCATTTTTATGGTTTAGTTGGCTTGTTAGCTACTTATGGTATTTTAAGTAGAGAAAAAGAATTGCATGTTTATGGACCAAAAGGTATCAAAAAAGTGACACTTTTACAGTTGAAGATTTCTCAATCTCATGCTAAATATCCAATAATATTTCACGAATTAACATCCAAAGAAAGTGAACTTATTTTTGAGGATGATAAAGTTTCTGTAAGAACAATTCCATTAAACCATAGAGTGTATACAAATGGTTATTTGTTTACAGAAAAAGAAAAACCAAGAAAACTGAACATGTTAAATATTAGCGGATATCCAGAAATTGATAAAGCTGATTATTTAAATATTAAAGCTGGTAAAGATGTTGTCTTATCAACCGGAGAAATTGTTACAAATAAGGAGTTAACAATTGCACCAACAAAACCATTGAGCTTTGCTTTTTGTAGTGATACTTACTATAAACCAGATATTATTCCGATTATAAAAAATACTGATTTACTGTATCACGAAGCTACTTTTTTATCCGACAGAGAAGATTTAGCTAAAAAAACAAAACATTCAACGTCTGAACAAGCTGCACAAATTGCGAAAGATGCAAATGTAAAACAACTTATTATAGGTCATTATTCTGGTAGATATAAAGATATTTCATTGTTTCAAAAAGAGGCTAAAGAAATTTTTGAAAACACAAAATTAGCAGAACCAGGTAAAATTTTTAATATGTAA
- a CDS encoding N-acetyltransferase — translation MFKIVKATLKDAQILSVIGKTAFLTAHGHSAPQTDIDNYVDNNLTENNFLKELEDTNNIYYLIFSDDTIAGYSKIVLNTENENIDAKNITLLSRIYLLKEFYGLNLGKELFNFNVKVSKENNQKGIWLAVWVENKRAIKFYEKAGFVKVGKFDFKISETHYNPNHIMYLDF, via the coding sequence ATGTTTAAAATAGTAAAAGCAACTTTAAAAGATGCTCAAATTTTATCCGTAATTGGTAAAACTGCATTTTTAACTGCTCATGGGCATTCTGCTCCACAAACAGATATTGATAATTATGTTGACAATAATCTTACTGAAAACAACTTTTTAAAAGAATTAGAAGACACCAATAATATTTATTATTTAATTTTTTCTGATGATACAATTGCAGGTTATTCAAAAATCGTTTTGAATACCGAAAATGAAAATATTGATGCAAAAAACATAACATTATTAAGTAGAATCTATTTACTGAAAGAGTTCTATGGATTGAATTTGGGCAAAGAATTATTCAATTTTAATGTAAAGGTATCAAAAGAAAACAATCAAAAAGGAATTTGGTTAGCAGTTTGGGTAGAAAACAAAAGGGCAATAAAATTTTATGAAAAAGCAGGCTTTGTAAAAGTTGGTAAGTTCGATTTCAAAATTTCAGAAACGCATTACAACCCTAATCATATCATGTATTTAGATTTTTAG
- a CDS encoding aldehyde dehydrogenase family protein produces the protein METIKDELNIEAITAIFNTQKEHQFVVANQTIKERKRKLKALKKAVEITYRAAIKEALYKDMGKPKAEVDLTEIYPVTSEIKHTLRHLNSWTEKQRVGTPIAFIGSSSYYKYEPKGVCLIISPWNFPVNLTLAPLVSAIAAGNTVIIKPSEMTPHISKVMKELIATIFNENEVTLIEGAVQTATDLLSLPFNHIFFTGSPVIGKVVMTAAAKHLTSVTLELGGKSPTIIDETATIKTAAKRIAWGKFVNAGQVCIAPDYIYVHKSKQEELVNEFKKVLAKFYNNNANQSENYTCIVNESHKGRVTSMINNAKENGAIVSYGGKVDEKSNAIEPTILTNVKMNTKVMQEEIFGPILPIIPYDNINEVIDTINSKEKPLALYVYSNKSKNIEYILNNTRAGGSCVNNNAVHFFNNNLPFGGSNNSGIGKSHGFFGFQEFSNARGVLKQTIPGALEILMPPYTNFKEKLINLTIKWF, from the coding sequence ATGGAAACTATTAAAGACGAATTAAATATTGAAGCAATTACTGCAATTTTTAATACACAAAAAGAACATCAATTTGTTGTAGCAAATCAAACAATAAAAGAAAGAAAGAGAAAACTAAAAGCTTTAAAAAAAGCAGTAGAAATTACTTATAGAGCGGCAATAAAAGAGGCGCTTTATAAAGATATGGGCAAACCAAAAGCAGAAGTAGACTTGACAGAAATTTATCCTGTTACTAGTGAAATTAAACACACTTTAAGACATTTAAATTCTTGGACAGAAAAACAAAGAGTTGGAACACCAATAGCTTTTATAGGATCTTCGTCCTATTATAAATATGAGCCAAAAGGTGTTTGTTTAATTATTTCTCCTTGGAATTTTCCTGTAAATTTAACTTTAGCTCCTTTAGTAAGTGCAATCGCAGCTGGAAATACTGTGATTATAAAACCTTCGGAAATGACACCTCATATTTCTAAAGTGATGAAAGAATTAATTGCTACTATTTTTAATGAAAACGAAGTAACTCTTATAGAAGGAGCTGTGCAAACAGCAACAGATTTATTATCATTACCATTTAATCATATCTTTTTTACAGGATCGCCTGTAATAGGTAAAGTTGTAATGACTGCTGCTGCTAAACATTTAACTTCTGTAACTTTAGAATTAGGAGGTAAATCGCCGACAATTATAGACGAAACTGCTACTATAAAAACGGCTGCTAAAAGAATTGCTTGGGGTAAATTTGTAAATGCTGGTCAGGTTTGTATTGCGCCAGATTATATTTATGTGCATAAAAGTAAACAAGAAGAATTGGTAAATGAGTTTAAAAAAGTATTGGCCAAGTTTTATAATAATAACGCAAATCAATCTGAAAATTATACTTGTATTGTAAATGAATCTCACAAAGGTAGAGTTACAAGCATGATAAATAATGCAAAAGAAAACGGAGCAATAGTTTCTTACGGTGGTAAAGTTGATGAAAAATCAAATGCAATAGAACCAACTATTTTAACGAATGTTAAAATGAATACTAAAGTGATGCAAGAAGAAATCTTTGGACCTATTTTACCAATTATCCCTTATGATAATATAAATGAAGTAATTGATACAATCAATTCTAAAGAAAAACCGTTGGCACTTTATGTGTATAGTAACAAAAGTAAAAATATTGAGTATATTTTAAATAATACAAGAGCAGGTGGTTCTTGTGTAAATAATAATGCTGTTCATTTCTTTAATAATAATTTGCCTTTTGGAGGTTCTAATAATAGCGGAATTGGTAAATCTCATGGATTTTTTGGTTTTCAAGAGTTTTCTAATGCTAGAGGCGTTTTAAAACAAACCATTCCGGGTGCTTTAGAAATATTAATGCCACCTTATACAAACTTTAAAGAGAAATTGATTAACCTAACCATTAAATGGTTTTAA
- a CDS encoding DEAD/DEAH box helicase — MQFSDFPFHKSILKAIAQERYHRPTLVQQKAIPIVLDKKNVIVSAQTGTGKTAAFALPIIQLLSNKPVIENEVKKIKSLIVTPTRELAIQILENFKSYSKYTNLKTTAVFGGVSLEPQKEELANGIDILIATPGRLIDLQMQGNIDLSGIEIFVLDEADLMLDMGFITDINKIEKLCPKKKQTLLFSATIPEKIDELAKSIVKNAVKIEINPEETTAKNIGQLLYYLPKKNKTDLCLLLLRTTINGRILIFRRTKLGVDKLEQSLLKNEYKVTSIHGDKTQGVRNKAIEDFKTKKATILIATDVAARGIDISNVDAIINFDIPNVPETYVHRIGRTGRAGKSGIAFSFCSPDENSYIKSIEALIEKPIKIITDHPYIINKPKHKKLQPNTVSKNKKGRKSDASKKNKKRWY; from the coding sequence ATGCAGTTTTCTGATTTTCCTTTCCATAAATCTATCTTAAAAGCAATTGCCCAAGAGAGATACCATAGACCAACTTTAGTTCAACAAAAAGCAATTCCAATAGTTTTAGATAAAAAAAACGTTATTGTTTCTGCACAAACAGGAACAGGAAAAACTGCTGCTTTTGCGTTGCCAATTATTCAGCTTTTATCTAATAAACCTGTTATAGAAAATGAAGTAAAAAAGATAAAATCGCTAATAGTTACTCCAACTCGTGAGTTAGCAATTCAGATTTTAGAAAACTTTAAAAGCTATAGTAAATACACAAATCTAAAAACTACAGCCGTTTTTGGTGGAGTTTCTTTAGAGCCTCAAAAAGAAGAATTAGCAAACGGAATTGACATTTTAATTGCAACTCCAGGAAGATTAATTGACCTGCAAATGCAAGGAAATATCGATTTAAGTGGTATTGAAATCTTTGTGTTAGATGAAGCCGATTTAATGTTAGATATGGGTTTTATAACAGACATTAATAAGATTGAAAAATTATGTCCGAAGAAAAAACAAACCTTACTTTTTTCAGCTACAATTCCAGAAAAAATAGACGAATTAGCAAAATCTATTGTAAAAAATGCAGTTAAAATTGAAATAAATCCAGAGGAAACAACTGCAAAAAACATTGGACAATTATTATATTATCTTCCTAAAAAGAACAAAACAGATTTATGTTTACTCTTATTAAGAACTACCATAAATGGGCGAATTTTAATTTTTAGACGCACAAAATTGGGTGTTGATAAATTAGAACAATCTCTACTTAAAAACGAGTACAAAGTAACAAGTATTCATGGCGATAAAACTCAGGGAGTCAGAAATAAAGCGATAGAAGATTTTAAAACTAAAAAAGCAACTATTTTAATTGCAACAGATGTTGCTGCACGTGGAATTGACATTAGCAATGTAGATGCAATTATAAATTTTGACATTCCAAATGTGCCAGAAACCTATGTGCATAGAATTGGTAGAACTGGTAGAGCTGGTAAATCTGGAATTGCCTTTTCTTTTTGTTCTCCGGATGAAAATAGCTACATTAAATCCATCGAAGCTTTAATTGAAAAACCAATTAAAATTATTACAGATCATCCTTATATAATTAATAAGCCAAAACACAAAAAATTACAACCAAATACGGTTAGTAAAAATAAAAAAGGAAGAAAATCTGATGCTTCTAAAAAGAATAAAAAACGTTGGTATTAA
- a CDS encoding 3-oxoacyl-ACP synthase III family protein, with product MYNSKITGLGYYVPDNIVTNNDLKEFMETSDEWIQERTGIKERRWIDPKTGDTTAVMGAKAARIAIDRASLTKDDIDFIVFATLSPDMYFPGGGVQVQDLLDMPTIGALDVRNQCSGFIYAMSVADQFIKTGMYKNILVIGAENHSGGLEKSTRGRNVSVIFGDGAGAAILSRSEEKGKGILSTHLHSEGKHAKELVLEGPSTQRWVPEILAANNPDDVSYFPYMNGQFVFKHAITRFSEAIVEGLEANNLEKEDIDMLIPHQANLRIAQFIQRKFKLSDDKMYNNIMKYGNTTAASVIIALTEAWELGKIKDNDLVVLAAFGSGFTWGSVIIRW from the coding sequence ATGTATAATTCAAAAATTACCGGACTTGGATATTATGTTCCTGATAATATTGTTACAAATAATGATTTAAAGGAATTTATGGAAACTTCTGATGAATGGATCCAAGAAAGAACAGGAATAAAAGAACGTAGATGGATTGATCCAAAAACAGGAGATACAACTGCTGTTATGGGTGCAAAAGCTGCTAGAATCGCTATAGATAGAGCTAGTTTAACCAAAGATGATATCGATTTTATTGTGTTTGCAACTTTAAGTCCGGATATGTATTTTCCTGGAGGTGGCGTGCAAGTGCAAGACCTATTAGATATGCCAACAATAGGTGCTTTAGATGTTCGTAACCAATGTTCTGGTTTTATTTATGCAATGTCTGTTGCAGATCAGTTTATAAAAACAGGAATGTATAAAAACATTTTGGTGATTGGTGCAGAAAATCATTCTGGTGGTTTAGAAAAATCTACTAGAGGTAGAAATGTTTCAGTTATTTTTGGTGATGGAGCAGGAGCAGCAATTTTATCAAGAAGTGAAGAAAAAGGTAAAGGAATTTTATCAACTCATTTACATTCTGAAGGAAAACATGCTAAAGAATTAGTTTTAGAAGGACCATCTACACAAAGATGGGTTCCAGAAATTTTAGCAGCAAATAATCCTGATGATGTTTCTTATTTTCCTTATATGAATGGTCAATTTGTATTTAAACATGCTATTACGCGCTTTTCTGAAGCAATTGTAGAAGGTTTGGAAGCAAACAACTTAGAGAAAGAAGATATTGATATGTTAATTCCGCATCAAGCTAATTTACGTATTGCACAGTTTATCCAAAGAAAATTTAAATTATCTGATGATAAAATGTATAATAATATTATGAAGTATGGTAATACAACAGCTGCTTCAGTAATTATTGCGCTCACAGAAGCTTGGGAACTTGGTAAAATAAAAGACAATGATTTAGTAGTTTTGGCTGCTTTTGGAAGTGGATTTACTTGGGGAAGTGTAATTATTAGATGGTAA
- a CDS encoding neutral zinc metallopeptidase, translating into MKWRSNRTSQNVDDRRGMSSGSSGGGGLNPMLISLLLKLVTSKKGLIIIAIVFGVMYFTGNNPLQFLSGNSTNQIQNTNYEGTAKENELAAFSNRVLVSTEDVWNQILPNYKEPTLVLFTNSVSSACGSASSATGPFYCPGDEKLYIDLSFFEEMATKLNAPGDFAQAYVIAHEVGHHIQNLMGTTDKMQQIRGKVSQKEYNQFSVKLELQADFLAGVWAYHAKNKDLILDEGDLEEALKAAFEIGDDRLQKKSSGSVVPDSFTHGTSAQRMRWFKKGFETGDLSQGDTFNTKSL; encoded by the coding sequence ATGAAATGGAGAAGTAATCGTACAAGTCAAAATGTTGATGACAGAAGAGGAATGTCTTCAGGTAGTTCTGGTGGCGGAGGTTTAAACCCAATGCTAATAAGCCTATTGTTAAAATTAGTTACTTCAAAAAAAGGATTAATTATAATAGCAATCGTTTTTGGGGTGATGTATTTTACAGGTAATAATCCGTTGCAATTTTTAAGTGGAAATTCTACAAATCAAATACAAAACACAAATTACGAAGGCACAGCAAAAGAAAACGAATTGGCAGCTTTTAGCAATAGAGTTTTAGTAAGTACAGAAGATGTTTGGAATCAAATTTTACCAAATTATAAAGAGCCAACTTTAGTACTTTTTACAAATTCAGTTTCTTCTGCTTGTGGTTCTGCATCTAGTGCAACGGGCCCTTTTTATTGCCCTGGAGATGAAAAATTATATATCGATTTAAGTTTTTTTGAAGAAATGGCTACCAAATTAAATGCTCCTGGAGATTTCGCTCAAGCTTATGTAATTGCGCATGAAGTTGGTCATCACATTCAAAATTTAATGGGAACAACAGATAAAATGCAACAAATTCGTGGAAAAGTTAGTCAGAAAGAATACAATCAATTTTCTGTAAAATTAGAATTACAAGCAGATTTTTTAGCGGGTGTTTGGGCGTATCATGCTAAAAATAAAGATCTTATTTTAGATGAAGGCGATTTAGAAGAAGCCTTAAAAGCTGCTTTTGAAATTGGTGATGATCGTTTGCAAAAAAAATCTTCTGGCAGTGTTGTTCCAGATTCTTTTACACACGGAACTTCTGCGCAAAGAATGCGTTGGTTTAAAAAAGGTTTTGAAACCGGCGATTTAAGCCAAGGTGATACTTTTAACACAAAATCTTTATAA
- a CDS encoding SDR family oxidoreductase, with the protein MQLTNKTVLITGGASGIGKIMVRLALERKAKIIIWDINQIGIDNTITEFKNLGEIAGFVVDVSNPTQIKETAQKVKQKIGFVDVIINNAGIIVGKYFHEHSNNEIDKTMAINANAPMYITNAFLSDMLQKNTGHICNIASSGGLISNPKMSVYVASKWSLIGWSDSLRIEMKQLKKNIKVTTIMPYYINTGMFDGVKSSKIKILEPETASLTIIKAIEKNKKMVTIPGYLYRFVKIGQATMSINFFDWFAGSALEIYKTMDAFTGRKKQQ; encoded by the coding sequence ATGCAACTAACAAACAAAACAGTTTTAATAACAGGTGGCGCTTCTGGAATTGGTAAAATAATGGTTCGTTTAGCTTTAGAACGAAAAGCAAAAATTATCATTTGGGACATCAATCAAATAGGAATTGACAACACAATTACAGAATTTAAAAATCTTGGAGAAATTGCTGGTTTTGTTGTAGATGTTTCAAACCCAACACAAATAAAAGAAACTGCACAAAAAGTAAAACAAAAAATTGGTTTTGTTGATGTAATTATTAATAATGCAGGTATTATCGTTGGTAAATATTTTCACGAGCATTCAAATAATGAAATTGATAAAACAATGGCAATTAATGCAAATGCACCAATGTATATAACAAATGCTTTTTTAAGCGATATGTTGCAGAAAAACACAGGTCATATTTGTAATATTGCTTCTTCTGGAGGTTTAATTTCTAACCCAAAAATGTCTGTTTATGTAGCTAGTAAATGGTCTTTAATTGGTTGGTCAGACAGTTTGCGAATAGAAATGAAACAACTAAAAAAGAACATTAAGGTAACTACAATAATGCCATATTATATAAATACAGGCATGTTTGATGGTGTAAAATCATCTAAAATAAAAATTTTAGAACCAGAAACTGCTTCTTTAACCATTATAAAAGCGATTGAGAAAAACAAAAAAATGGTTACAATTCCTGGTTATTTATACAGATTTGTAAAAATTGGACAAGCAACAATGTCTATCAACTTTTTTGATTGGTTTGCGGGTTCTGCTTTAGAAATTTACAAAACAATGGACGCTTTTACAGGTCGTAAAAAGCAACAATAA
- a CDS encoding amidohydrolase family protein has translation MIIDVHTHLNNYHEDRVTSINESLDLLSKTMKENNVDYSLVLSSYKVNEHRPSTKQIVEAVKGYKNIGIVAGISYLHYNYKDVIEISQYLKEGHIKGLKFYPGYEPFYPNDIRFKLMYEMAIEYDVPVMFHSGDTYAPTGKVKYSHPLHIDDLAVDYPDLKIVICHVGNPWIKDCMEVVYKNKNVFADISGLVLGDFNEKFERYMKKEIEEMITYAGDPKYLLYGTDWPISNMKSYLKFMNQLDLAEDKKELILWKNATELFKIDVNDLK, from the coding sequence ATGATTATAGACGTACATACACATCTTAATAATTATCACGAAGACAGAGTAACTTCTATTAACGAGAGTTTAGATTTATTATCTAAAACAATGAAAGAAAACAATGTCGATTATTCTTTAGTACTTTCTTCTTACAAAGTAAATGAACATAGACCAAGTACAAAACAGATTGTAGAAGCTGTAAAAGGGTATAAAAATATTGGTATTGTTGCAGGTATAAGTTATTTACATTACAACTATAAAGATGTTATAGAAATTAGTCAATATTTAAAAGAAGGACATATTAAAGGTTTAAAATTTTATCCTGGTTACGAACCTTTTTATCCTAATGATATTCGATTTAAATTGATGTACGAAATGGCGATTGAATATGATGTTCCTGTAATGTTTCATTCTGGAGACACCTATGCACCAACAGGAAAAGTAAAATATTCTCATCCTTTACATATTGATGATTTGGCTGTAGATTACCCAGATTTAAAAATTGTAATTTGTCATGTTGGTAATCCTTGGATAAAAGATTGTATGGAGGTTGTGTATAAAAACAAAAACGTTTTTGCTGATATTTCTGGCTTGGTTTTAGGTGATTTTAATGAAAAATTTGAACGCTATATGAAAAAGGAAATTGAAGAAATGATTACTTATGCTGGCGATCCAAAGTATTTATTATATGGTACAGATTGGCCAATTTCTAACATGAAATCTTATTTAAAATTTATGAATCAATTAGATTTAGCAGAAGATAAAAAAGAATTAATTCTTTGGAAAAATGCTACAGAATTATTTAAAATTGATGTAAATGATTTAAAATAA
- a CDS encoding response regulator transcription factor, whose amino-acid sequence MKKFKINSIYNEIFETYPNVEIEEHIKKLIELDYYYPYNSTFYCITNTVHQNFEYISKNFTACTGLSIDKMMTGGMDYYWSLFHPEDIKLWLNSLTDLMVFTMTELNDEQRKRMSYTWNYRIKNADNKYVNIIQNTTPLQFDSSNKPIIGMAHYTVLDGHLKMDICATAKYLNNKNEYETLFYKNQSTSNLLNIITNRERDVVRLLITNKTSEEISNNLHISKHTVNTHRKNILKKLNIESTFELMKYFKNNQNLI is encoded by the coding sequence ATGAAAAAATTCAAAATAAACTCTATTTATAATGAAATTTTTGAGACATATCCTAATGTTGAAATAGAAGAACACATTAAAAAGTTAATTGAACTAGATTATTATTATCCTTACAATTCTACATTTTACTGCATTACAAATACAGTTCATCAAAATTTTGAATATATAAGTAAAAATTTTACAGCTTGTACAGGTTTGTCTATTGATAAAATGATGACTGGTGGAATGGATTATTATTGGTCCCTTTTTCATCCAGAAGATATTAAACTATGGCTTAATAGTTTAACTGATTTAATGGTTTTTACAATGACTGAGTTGAATGACGAACAACGTAAAAGAATGAGCTATACTTGGAATTATAGAATAAAAAATGCTGATAACAAATATGTAAATATTATTCAGAATACAACTCCTTTACAGTTTGATAGCAGCAATAAACCCATAATTGGCATGGCACATTACACCGTTTTAGATGGTCATTTAAAAATGGATATTTGTGCAACTGCAAAATATTTAAATAATAAAAATGAATATGAAACCTTATTTTATAAGAATCAATCAACTTCAAATTTATTAAATATAATTACAAATAGAGAAAGAGATGTTGTTCGTTTGTTAATAACAAACAAAACAAGCGAAGAAATTTCTAACAACTTACATATTAGCAAGCATACTGTAAATACTCACAGAAAAAATATACTTAAAAAACTAAATATCGAATCTACTTTTGAATTAATGAAATACTTTAAGAATAATCAAAATTTAATTTAG